A single Venturia canescens isolate UGA chromosome 1, ASM1945775v1, whole genome shotgun sequence DNA region contains:
- the LOC122413089 gene encoding calcium homeostasis endoplasmic reticulum protein: MDQAPGDIELRNIIDKLAQFVARNGPEFEQMTKNKQKDNPKFSFLFGGEHFNYYQYKVTTEQAILKQKGINPMQNADPRLNVSQQQQTTATGSQPLNNVNLTACPNTQNNGLSQVPVGIGSSVNSGSLQLPPVVGGQLVSGRAGNAGANCVGQGVPSSIVNVNTPIVPSGVVGVPTGGRNVQAGINVNGPPGWLQNELANLQSQQTTLQDQVRQSEQNLAAQHAALMAQQQGRVEDAVRQAQETSLQTNACETNTDLASFDTVLQPIIESCTKDSISAGKAWILQNSITASSNRVIAEHLLKKVIQGATFTQKLHVIYLVNDVLHHCARKKSVDLRKAMESVVVPMFCNTSLAASEDQLNKLNKLLSLWESKNNYFDEGIVEKLKQPSGSWSEYQAGLVAKYANAITPITTSTKQTFDNYQAQHQAFVTHALRQISTIEQQKIAIDQQLKAPPPSAPTTAPMNPPNMNLPPTLTGPPPPPLSGDLNFSQPPPGWGVQPTVQPPPFTNVPLPDFTKPPPGFGLPPIIHEPSVEDLMPSMPYFELPAGLMVPLIKLEDGEYKPLDPEAIRLPPPAPPSEHLVAAVEAFYAPPNHDSPRDSDGWEKLGLYEYYKAKNAARKRKEEDIMNGVRDRSRSPSPITRPRSKSPSPPKKRYRSKSRSRSRSRSRGRSRSRSPTANHRRNSRAPSHTSRSRRRRNSNKERSPERRGERQDRSPTPPSFLSSTYPGKGTQEATLDESNKGHQLLRKMGWGGAGLGANEQGIEAPISGGEIRDKNDQYKGVGINLNDPYENFRKSKGQAFITRMKARAEERAEERGDRD, translated from the exons ATGGATCAAGCACCGGGAG ATATAGAACTGCGCAACATTATCGACAAGCTAGCACAGTTTGTGGCTCGTAATGGTCCAGAATTTGAACAAATGACCAAAAATAAACAGAAGGACAACCCAAAATTTAGTTTTCTGTTCGGTGGAGAGCACTTCAATTACTACCAATACAAAGTGACTACGGAACAAGCCA TTTTAAAGCAAAAAGGAATAAATCCAATGCAAAATGCAGACCCACGTTTAAACGTTTCGCAGCAGCAGCAAACAACGGCTACGGGATCACAGCCACTGAATAACGTCAATCTAACGGCGTGCCCGAATACACAGAACAACGGCTTGAGCCAAGTTCCGGTTGGTATCGGATCGTCGGTTAATTCGGGGAGTTTGCAATTGCCGCCGGTTGTTGGTGGACAATTGGTAAGTGGACGAGCTGGAAATGCTGGTGCAAATTGCGTCGGACAAGGCGTTCCTAGCTCGATCGTCAACGTCAATACGCCGATCGTTCCTAGTGGAGTCGTGGGAGTTCCCACAGGAGGCCGAAATGTTCAAGCTGGTATTAACGTCAATGGGCCGCCCGGCTGGCTTCAAAATGAACTCGCTAATCTACAATCGCAGCAGACAACGTTGCAGGATCAAGTACGACAATCGGAACAAAATCTTGCGGCTCAGCATGCCGCACTCATGGCTCAACAACAGGGAAGAGTCGAGGATGCCGTTAGACAAGCTCAAGAAACTTCCTTGCAGACTAATGCCTGCGAAACGAATACAGACCTCGCCTCATTCGATACCGTCTTACAACCGATCATCGAAAGCTGCACTAAGGATAGTATAAGCGCGGGCAAAGCATGGATACTTCAAAATTCCATCACTGCCTCCAGCAATAGGGTCATTGCTGAGCATCTGCTCAAAAA AGTCATACAAGGGGCAACGTTTACTCAAAAACTTCATGTCATCTACTTGGTAAACGATGTTTTGCATCATTG TGCACGAAAGAAATCGGTGGATCTTCGAAAAGCTATGGAGAGTGTCGTAGTCCCAATGTTCTGTAATACTTCACTAGCAGCCTCGGAGGATCAGTTAAACAAGCTGAACAAGTTGTTGAGTCTATGGGAatcaaaaaacaattatttcgaCGAAGGTATAGTCGAAAAGTTGAAACAACCTAGTGGCTCGTGGTCCGAATATCAAGCAGGTCTCGTTGCCAAATATGCCAATGCTATTACACCCATAACAACATCAACCAAGCAGACATTTGATAACTATCAAGCTCAGCACCAGGCTTTCGTGACACATGCCCTACGACAGATATCTACTAttgaacaacaaaaaatagcTATAGATCAACAGTTGAAGGCACCTCCGCCATCGGCACCTACAACAGCCCCGATG AATCCACCAAATATGAACCTACCGCCTACACTGACGGGTCCACCGCCACCGCCGTTGAGTGGCGATCTAAATTTTAGTCAACCACCACCTGGTTGGGGGGTCCAACCAACTGTACAACCACCACCTTTTACGAACGTGCCACTGCCTGATTTTACGAAACCTCCGCCCGGATTTGGTCTGCCACCGATTATCCATGAACCATCGGTCGAGGATCTTATGCCTAGTATGCCTTATTTCGAATTGCCAGCCGGCCTAATGGTTCCTCTTATAAAATTGGAAGACGGCGAGTACAAACCTCTGGATCCGGAAGCTATTAGATTACCACCACCGGCACCACCCAGCGAACATTTGGTTGCTGCTGTTGAAGCGTTCTATGCTCCACCAAATCACGACTCGCCGAGAGATAG TGACGGTTGGGAAAAATTAGGACTTTACGAGTACTACAAGGCGAAAAATGCAGCGAGAAAACGTAAAGAGGAGGATATAATGAACGGTGTGAGAGATAGATCCAGATCGCCATCACCGATAACGAGGCCACGATCGAAAAGCCCCAGTCCGCCAAAGAAACGTTACAGAAGTAAGTCGCGAAGCAGGTCGCGATCGAGATCACGAGGGAGAAGTCGATCGAGGTCACCCACGGCCAATCATCGGCGTAACAGTCGAGCTCCTTCCCACACGAGCAGAAGCAGACGACGGCGAAACAGCAATAAGGAGAGAAGTCCGGAGAGACGTGGCGAACGTCAAGATCGTAGTCCGACTCCACCAAGCTTCTT AAGCAGTACTTATCCCGGTAAAGGAACCCAAGAGGCGACATTGGACGAGAGCAACAAAGGTCATCAATTGCTACGAAAAATGGGCTGGGGCGGTGCGGGTCTGGGTGCAAACGAGCAAGGTATCGAGGCTCCGATATCCGGCGGCGAAATAAGAGATAAGAACGATCAGTACAAAGGTGTCGGTATAAATCTTAACGACCCCTATGAAAATTTCCGCAAGAGCAAAGGTCAAGCGTTTATAACAAGAATGAAAGCTAGAGCGGAGGAGCGTGCCGAAGAACGAGGTGACCGCGATTGA
- the LOC122413163 gene encoding neprilysin-2-like isoform X2, whose protein sequence is MGGWPVLLGDAWDQNEFVWTEMIYKFREAGYGFDSIIDFSITPDVKNSTKRVIYIDQASLVLDRPVFMEGFNNSIIDAYYSYMVDIAEMFGANRFRALTELKESLAFEMNLAKISVPDEERRNVTKLYNPMTVSELTNKYPTIPWREYLSKMLPSSITVEDDEVVIVMAPSYFDNLEKLLDAIPKRVQANYLMWRAIAENLRFLHNDVLNRRQQFFTVLYGNTERQARTDECTSTVAERLSISVAAMYVKQYFKEDAKKNAVAMVADIRRQFYHILGRIDWMDEKTRVKALHKASAMVAHIGYPDELLDDRKVNEFYRNFDISGDNYLENILNHNKLEADRTFGTLREPVNKTEWINHARSAVINAYNYPQLNSIEFTAAILRGAFFDNDRPNYMNYGGIGFIIGHEITHGFDDVGKGFDADGELDNWWDATTDDNFHQRAQCIIEQYSNYTVPEIGMNLNGIKTQGENIADNGGIKIAYLAYKSWVERNKPEKRLPGIDRTPEQMFWLSAANAWCAKVKREALAMDVVSEMHSPDEFRVFGPFSNMPEFANDYKCPKGSRMNPEKKCSLW, encoded by the exons ATGGGTGGATGGCCAGTTCTCCTTGGGGATGCATGGGatcaaaatgaatttgtttgGACAGAAATGATTTATAAATTTCGCGAAGCTGGCTACGGTTTCGACAGCATCATCGATTTTTCCATCACACCGGATGTGAAAAATAGCACGAAACGAGTAATCTAT ATTGATCAAGCATCACTCGTACTGGACCGGCCCGTTTTCATGGAGGGCTTTAACAATTCCATCATTGATGCTTATTACAGTTACATGGTTGACATAGCCGAGATGTTTGGTGCCAATAGATTTCGTGCCCTGACTGAACTCAAGGAATCATTGGCTTTCGAAATGAATCTAGCAAAG ATTTCAGTACCGGATGAAGAACGTCGTAATGTAACGAAACTTTATAATCCGATGACAGTTTCGGAACTGACGAATAAATACCCAACTATACCTTGGAGAGAATATTTAAGCAAAATGTTACCATCATCGATCACTGTTGAGGATGATGAAGTCGTGATCGTAATGGCGCCGAGTTATTTCGACAATTTGGAGAAGTTACTGGACGCAATTCCAAAAAGAGTCCAAGCGAACTACCTCATGTGGAGAGCAATCGCGGAAAATTTACGTTTTCTGCATAATGATGTACTCAACAGGCGGCAGCAGTTCTTCACTGTCCTGTACGGAAACACTGAACGACAAGCAAGAACCGATGAATGTACTTCAACCGTTGCTGAGCGGTTATCGATAAGCGTCGCTGCTATGTACGTTAAGCAGTATTTCAAAGAAGATGCTAAGAAAAATGCGGTCGCTATGGTGGCGGACATCAGAAGACAGTTTTACCACATCTTGGGTCGT ATCGACTGGATGGACGAGAAAACACGAGTAAAGGCGTTGCATAAAGCCTCAGCGATGGTCGCCCATATTGGGTACCCCGATGAGTTGCTGGACGATAGGAAGGTCAACGAGTTTTACAGGAATTTCGACATATCCGGGGACAATTATCTTGAGAACATATTGAACCACAATAAATTAGAAGCTGACCGGACGTTTGGCACATTACGTGAACCCGTGAACAAAACTGAGTGGATTAATCATGCTAGATCCGCCGTCATAAATGCGTACAACTATCCTCAACTCAATAGTATCG AATTTACCGCCGCTATTTTACGAGGTGCTTTCTTCGACAACGATCGTCCGAATTATATGAATTACGGAGGCATCGGATTTATCATCGGCCATGAAATAACACATGGCTTCGATGACGTGGGCAAAGGATTTGACGCAGATGGTGAACTCGATAATTGGTGGGATGCAACTACTGATGATAATTTCCATCAACGGGCACAATGCATAATTGAACAGTATAGTAACTATACCGTTCCTGAGATCGGCATGAAC CTGAACGGCATCAAGACCCAGGGTGAGAACATTGCCGATAACGGAGGTATCAAGATCGCGTATCTGGCGTACAAAAGTTGGGTAGAAAGAAATAAACCAGAAAAAAGGTTGCCCGGAATTGATAGAACTCCGGAACAAATGTTTTGGTTAAGTGCTGCCAATGCTTGGTGCGCGAAAGTGAAACGCGAAGCACTTGCCATGGATGTCGTTTCAGAGATGCACAGTCCTGATGAGTTTCGAGTCTTCGGACCGTTTTCAAATATGCCAGAATTCGCTAACGATTACAAGTGCCCGAAAGGTTCAAGAATGAATCCCGAAAAGAAATGTTCCCTCTGGTGA
- the LOC122413098 gene encoding neprilysin-2-like, protein MEVPAAPKTDLLKRIFIRNDSENGLYRRSIRNGLWIIAILAFIVCLACVLMNCVIITKFLNASSLPVGMKISTPGKYTEIVHFVDTLSDNLTDVCFEPECIKAASSILMKMDHGTKPCDDFYKFACGSFLNSTIIPDDKDSITSFTALRDQVAQQLRWIIEEQEQKNVSNSVKLVKNLYNSCMDKGMIEARGLEPLKNTLKTLGGWPVIDGPRWDESAFDWVKAIEPFRKVGHSTNLINLKIITDPKNATRHVIALDQPSLGLSRKHLIQGLQGKAVNDYYNYMVDIATILGASKRRAMNELRESLLFEIELARINVPKENLRDASKLYNPMNLVTLEQNYPRLRWREYLENSLSEKVHVNDEELIVLAVPQYIAHFDKLIAVTSKRTQANYMMWRVVKALIVFLNDRISKRHLFYTKSLNGRSKPMPRWKECVKIVSQTLPVNVGALYVKKYFNEAAKKNVVDMVMNIKQEFEKTLEKAEWLDEKTRRNALEKSDAMTHHVAYPNEILDDKKIIDEMKDLELSQNHYFENILKLKSFKIERAHVKLRKLVDPNDWMRHGRAAVVNAFYSPDENSIQLPAAILQGAFFNHDRPKYMNYGGIGFIIGHEITHGFDDRGRQFDKNGNLFDWWEGSAKDKYLKLTRCIIDQYANYTAEQVGLHVNGVLTQGENIADNGGAKLSYHAYQNWIALNGPEKKLPGLPYTPRQMFWISMASAWCSKYKNEQLALRINEDYHSPAEYRILGTLSNIREFSEDFHCLLGSRMNPVHKCIVW, encoded by the exons ATGGAAGTCCCAGCAGCACCGAAGACTGATCTTTTGAAACGCATCTTTATTCG CAATGATTCGGAAAATGGACTATATCGTCGATCGATACGTAATGGACTGTGGATCATTGCAATTTTAGCATTTATTGTTTGCCTTGCTTGTGTCCTCATGAACTGTGTCATAATTACGAAATTTC TCAACGCAAGTTCTCTCCCTGTTGGAATGAAGATAAGTACACCAGGGAAATACACGGAAATTGTACATTTTGTGGACACCCTGAGTGATAACTTGACCGATGTTTGCTTTGAACCGGAATGCATTAAAGCAG CATCttcgattttaatgaaaatggaTCATGGCACGAAACCCTGTGACGACTTCTACAAATTTGCTTGTGGCAGTTTTTTGAATTCAACGATTATTCCCGATGACAAAGACAGCATAACGTCTTTTACTGCTCTTCGTGATCAGGTAGCCCAGCAATTGAGATGGATCATTGAGGAACAggagcaaaaaaatgtatcaaacTCGGTGAAACTGGTCAAGAACTTATACAATTCGTGTATGGATAAGG GTATGATCGAAGCTCGAGGTTTAGAACCCTTGAAAAATACACTAAAAACACTTGGTGGGTGGCCGGTCATAGATGGTCCAAGATGGGATGAGTCGGCCTTTGACTGGGTGAAAGCAATCGAACCATTCCGTAAAGTCGGACATTCTacgaatttgataaatttgaaaatcattacTGATCCAAAAAATGCAACTCGACACGTTATTGCG CTGGATCAACCAAGTCTCGGACTTTCTCGAAAGCATTTGATTCAAGGATTACAGGGAAAGGCTGTCAACGATTATTACAATTACATGGTTGACATTGCTACAATTTTAGGAGCTTCGAAACGACGGGCAATGAACGAACTTCGAGAGTCTTtactatttgaaattgaacttGCACGA ATAAACGTGCCGAAAGAAAATCTGCGTGATGCATCGAAGCTTTACAACCCAATGAATTTAGTCACTTTGGAGCAGAACTATCCTCGTCTTCGATGGCGAgaatatttggaaaatagtttATCAGAAAAAGTTCACGTCAATGATGAGGAATTAATTGTGTTAGCGGTGCCACAGTACATAGCCCATTTTGATAAACTTATCGCTGTTACGTCGAAAAGGACACAAGCCAATTACATGATGTGGCGGGTAGTGAAAGCTTTAATCGTCTTCCTCAACGATCGAATAAGCAAAAGACATCTCTTTTACACGAAATCTCTTAACGGCAGGAGCAAACCTATGCCGAGATGGAAAGAATGTGTTAAAATTGTCTCACAAACTTTACCAGTCAATGTTGGAGCTTTGtatgttaaaaaatattttaacgaAGCAGCCAAGAAGAATGTTGTTGACATGGTCATGAATATAAAACAAGAATTCGAGAAGACTCTTGAAAAG GCAGAATGGTTAGATGAGAAAACGAGACGAAATGCTTTAGAAAAGTCAGATGCAATGACGCATCACGTTGCTtatccgaatgaaattctggacgataaaaaaataatagatgAAATGAAAGACCTCGAACTCTCACagaatcattattttgagaATATATTAAAACTGAAGAGCTTTAAAATTGAGCGAGCTCACGTGAAATTGCGGAAACTTGTAGACCCAAATGATTGGATGAGACACGGCCGAGCCGCCGTCGTAAACGCATTTTATTCGCCGGACGAGAACAGCattc AATTACCCGCTGCTATTCTTCAAGGCGCATTCTTTAATCACGATCGACCGAAATACATGAATTATGGTGGAATCGGTTTTATTATTGGTCACGAGATAACTCATGGCTTTGATGATCGCGGAAGACAATTCGATAAGAACGGAAATTTGTTCGATTGGTGGGAAGGTTCTGCAAAAGATAAATATCTCAAACTTACCAGATGTATTATCGATCAGTACGCCAATTACACTGCCGAACAAGTTGGGCTACAC GTGAACGGCGTTCTCACTCAAGGTGAAAATATTGCGGACAATGGGGGTGCAAAATTATCTTATCACGCTTATCAGAATTGGATTGCACTAAATGGGCCCGAAAAGAAACTTCCAGGACTTCCGTACACACCAAGACAAATGTTTTGGATAAGCATGGCTAGCGCGTGGTGCTCGAAATACAAGAATGAACAGCTTGCGCTACGTATCAATGAGGATTATCATAGTCCTGCCGAGTATCGAATCCTTGGAACTCTATCAAACATACGAGAATTTTCAGAAGATTTTCATTGCTTACTCGGTTCGAGGATGAATCCAGTTCATAAATGTATTGTTTggtag
- the LOC122413163 gene encoding neprilysin-2-like — protein sequence MQKLESLASAILKNMDFSVDPCEDFYRYACGGFINETILPNSESSEGSFSIEYKNVLEQIKLRLGDETEPNEPKHSKLAKTLYKLCINKTAIDAVGFDFLRGQLDQMGGWPVLLGDAWDQNEFVWTEMIYKFREAGYGFDSIIDFSITPDVKNSTKRVIYIDQASLVLDRPVFMEGFNNSIIDAYYSYMVDIAEMFGANRFRALTELKESLAFEMNLAKISVPDEERRNVTKLYNPMTVSELTNKYPTIPWREYLSKMLPSSITVEDDEVVIVMAPSYFDNLEKLLDAIPKRVQANYLMWRAIAENLRFLHNDVLNRRQQFFTVLYGNTERQARTDECTSTVAERLSISVAAMYVKQYFKEDAKKNAVAMVADIRRQFYHILGRIDWMDEKTRVKALHKASAMVAHIGYPDELLDDRKVNEFYRNFDISGDNYLENILNHNKLEADRTFGTLREPVNKTEWINHARSAVINAYNYPQLNSIEFTAAILRGAFFDNDRPNYMNYGGIGFIIGHEITHGFDDVGKGFDADGELDNWWDATTDDNFHQRAQCIIEQYSNYTVPEIGMNLNGIKTQGENIADNGGIKIAYLAYKSWVERNKPEKRLPGIDRTPEQMFWLSAANAWCAKVKREALAMDVVSEMHSPDEFRVFGPFSNMPEFANDYKCPKGSRMNPEKKCSLW from the exons atgcaaaaaCTTGAATCCTTAGCATCTGCGATTCTGAAAAACATGGACTTTAGCGTCGATCCTTGCGAAGATTTTTATCGATACGCATGCGGTGGCTTTATCAACGAAACTATCCTTCCCAACAGCGAGTCTAGTGAGGGTAGCTTTTCGATTGAATATAAGAACGTACTTGAACAGATTAAACTGAGACTCGGAGACGAAACTGAACCCAACGAACCGAAGCACTCCAAGCTCGCAAAAACTTTGTATAAGCTCTGTATTAATAAAA cCGCAATCGATGCTGTAGGATTCGATTTTCTTCGTGGACAACTGGATCAAATGGGTGGATGGCCAGTTCTCCTTGGGGATGCATGGGatcaaaatgaatttgtttgGACAGAAATGATTTATAAATTTCGCGAAGCTGGCTACGGTTTCGACAGCATCATCGATTTTTCCATCACACCGGATGTGAAAAATAGCACGAAACGAGTAATCTAT ATTGATCAAGCATCACTCGTACTGGACCGGCCCGTTTTCATGGAGGGCTTTAACAATTCCATCATTGATGCTTATTACAGTTACATGGTTGACATAGCCGAGATGTTTGGTGCCAATAGATTTCGTGCCCTGACTGAACTCAAGGAATCATTGGCTTTCGAAATGAATCTAGCAAAG ATTTCAGTACCGGATGAAGAACGTCGTAATGTAACGAAACTTTATAATCCGATGACAGTTTCGGAACTGACGAATAAATACCCAACTATACCTTGGAGAGAATATTTAAGCAAAATGTTACCATCATCGATCACTGTTGAGGATGATGAAGTCGTGATCGTAATGGCGCCGAGTTATTTCGACAATTTGGAGAAGTTACTGGACGCAATTCCAAAAAGAGTCCAAGCGAACTACCTCATGTGGAGAGCAATCGCGGAAAATTTACGTTTTCTGCATAATGATGTACTCAACAGGCGGCAGCAGTTCTTCACTGTCCTGTACGGAAACACTGAACGACAAGCAAGAACCGATGAATGTACTTCAACCGTTGCTGAGCGGTTATCGATAAGCGTCGCTGCTATGTACGTTAAGCAGTATTTCAAAGAAGATGCTAAGAAAAATGCGGTCGCTATGGTGGCGGACATCAGAAGACAGTTTTACCACATCTTGGGTCGT ATCGACTGGATGGACGAGAAAACACGAGTAAAGGCGTTGCATAAAGCCTCAGCGATGGTCGCCCATATTGGGTACCCCGATGAGTTGCTGGACGATAGGAAGGTCAACGAGTTTTACAGGAATTTCGACATATCCGGGGACAATTATCTTGAGAACATATTGAACCACAATAAATTAGAAGCTGACCGGACGTTTGGCACATTACGTGAACCCGTGAACAAAACTGAGTGGATTAATCATGCTAGATCCGCCGTCATAAATGCGTACAACTATCCTCAACTCAATAGTATCG AATTTACCGCCGCTATTTTACGAGGTGCTTTCTTCGACAACGATCGTCCGAATTATATGAATTACGGAGGCATCGGATTTATCATCGGCCATGAAATAACACATGGCTTCGATGACGTGGGCAAAGGATTTGACGCAGATGGTGAACTCGATAATTGGTGGGATGCAACTACTGATGATAATTTCCATCAACGGGCACAATGCATAATTGAACAGTATAGTAACTATACCGTTCCTGAGATCGGCATGAAC CTGAACGGCATCAAGACCCAGGGTGAGAACATTGCCGATAACGGAGGTATCAAGATCGCGTATCTGGCGTACAAAAGTTGGGTAGAAAGAAATAAACCAGAAAAAAGGTTGCCCGGAATTGATAGAACTCCGGAACAAATGTTTTGGTTAAGTGCTGCCAATGCTTGGTGCGCGAAAGTGAAACGCGAAGCACTTGCCATGGATGTCGTTTCAGAGATGCACAGTCCTGATGAGTTTCGAGTCTTCGGACCGTTTTCAAATATGCCAGAATTCGCTAACGATTACAAGTGCCCGAAAGGTTCAAGAATGAATCCCGAAAAGAAATGTTCCCTCTGGTGA
- the LOC122413218 gene encoding eukaryotic translation initiation factor 3 subunit G-like, whose translation MPVAYEIGSSWADEVDDEGDTLPPPSEVYENGFKILTEYKFNDDNKKVKVVRTYKVERRIVSKTIAVRKNWAKFGDSADDRPGPNPATTVGAEDVFMQFISSKEEENKVEDDSLDKLKSMGDKGIVKCRNCNGEHWTSKCPYKDTVLAGGKVPDDKKPALGPGGTPSAISDIGKAQGSKYVPPSMRDGGNRRGDAMQTQRRDDTTAIRISNLSESTNEADLEELVKPFGYVQKQFLAKDRTTNLCKGFAYVHFKTKAEAARAISHLNGYGYDHLILSVDWSKPPAQQN comes from the coding sequence ATGCCGGTTGCTTACGAAATAGGATCAAGTTGGGCAGATGAGGTAGACGATGAAGGAGACACATTACCGCCGCCATCagaagtttatgaaaatggTTTTAAGATACTAACCGAGTACAAGTTCAATGATGACAACAAAAAGGTGAAGGTTGTGCGTACATATAAGGTTGAAAGAAGAATAGTATCGAAGACAATAGCGGTCAGGaaaaattgggcgaaatttggagactctgCGGATGATAGACCAGGTCCCAATCCAGCTACAACAGTTGGAGCTGAAGATGTCTTCATGCAGTTTATATCAAgcaaagaggaagaaaataaaGTTGAGGATGATTCTTTGGACAAACTGAAGAGCATGGGTGACAAGGGTATCGTCAAGTGTCGTAATTGTAATGGTGAGCATTGGACTTCAAAATGTCCTTACAAGGACACTGTTTTGGCTGGTGGCAAAGTGCCGGACGACAAGAAACCTGCTCTGGGTCCGGGTGGAACTCCAAGCGCTATAAGCGACATAGGCAAAGCCCAAGGCAGCAAGTACGTTCCACCAAGTATGAGAGATGGAGGTAATCGCCGTGGTGATGCAATGCAAACACAGCGTCGCGATGACACCACTGCTATTCGTATTTCCAATCTCTCCGAGTCTACCAACGAAGCTGATCTCGAAGAACTCGTTAAGCCATTCGGATACGTTCAAAAACAATTTCTTGCTAAGGATCGCACTACGAATCTTTGCAAAGGTTTCGCTTACGTGCATTTCAAAACGAAAGCCGAAGCTGCTCGTGCTATTTCTCATCTCAATGGTTATGGATATGATCATCTTATCCTCAGCGTCGACTGGTCCAAACCTCCTGCGCAACAAAATTAA